The DNA region ACCGGGTCAGTCGAAAATTACAACCCAAAGAAAAGAAAGCGATACCGTACAGGTTTTGTCGGGCGTTTTTGAGGGAAAAAGCACAGGAACACCCATTGCACTGTTAATTCCGAATGAAGATCAGCGTTCCAAAGATTACGGCCATAATGTTGACGTTTACCGACCCAGCCATGCCGATTATGTTTACGATGCAAAATATGGCATCCGCGACCATCGCGGTGGCGGCCGTTCGTCGGCCCGGGAGACTGCAGCCCGCGTTGCTGCCGGCGCCATTGCCAAATTACTATTGAAACAACAAGGTATTGAGGTTTTTGCCCACGTTACAGCAGTTGGAACCATCGAAGCGCCCAACCTGGAAAGCAACGATTTAGCCGCATTGCTTAACATTAGAGAAGAAAATATTGTGCGCTGCGCCGATCCGGCAACCGCACATGAAATGATTGAATTTATTGATTCCGTTCGGAAAGATGGCGATACGGTTGGTGGTAAAATCGGCTGCGTAATTAAAGGCTGTCCGGCCGGATTAGGCGAACCTGTTTTTGATAAATTACACGCCGATCTGGGCAAGGCCATGCTAAGCATCAATGCTGTTCATGGTTTCGAGTATGGTTCTGGCTTTGCAGGCAGCGAACTGAGGGGTTCACAACATAACGACATTCCGCAGCCGAAAGCCTCAGATTCGAAGGTTTTTAAAACCACTACAAACTTCGCTGGCGGCATTTTAGGTGGAATTTCTAATGGGATGGATATCACCTTTAAAGTGGCCTTTAAACCTGTGGCAACCATTATGCACAACCAACAAACCATAAACGCTGCTGGTGACGCCGCCGAAATTAAGGGAAAAGGCAGGCACGATCCGTGTGTAGTGCCCAGAGCAGTCGTAATTGTAGAGGCAATGGCCGCATTGGTTATAGCCGATCAGCTGTTAAGAAACAGAGCAAGCGTGGTTTAATCACCGGATGACGGTTGTTCTTGATGTTCATCAAATAGTACTCAATTTATCAGTTGTAAAAAACATGAAAATCTTATCCGTTTTGCTTCTTTTTATCAGTTTAAACACTTTTGCTCAATCTTATTCTGAGCAGATTGCCAAGCACCGGGAAAATTATAAAGAAGATTTTTTAAAAGAAAAAAATTCGCCATTGAAGAAAGGCGACCTGCAGAACCTTCATTTTTACGATGCTGACAGCACTTACAATGTGCTTGCAGATGTTGAGCCATTAACTAACCAAAAGATTTTCAAAATGCCCACTTTCTCTGGGGCGAGCAGCGATTATTTGCGATATGCTTTTGTAACTTTCAACCTAAAAGGCCAAAAGCAGAAACTAACGCTATATAAAAGCGTTTCGCTCTCATCAAATCCAGATTATAAAGACCATTTATTTTTGCCGTTCACCGATGAAACTAACACGAAGGAAACTTACGGTGGTGGAAGGTATATAGACTTGAGTACCAAAGAAATTGTAAACAATAAGATTGGAATAGATTTTAACAAGGCATACAATCCTTATTGTGCTTACAGCGATGGTTACCGCTGCCCCGTTCCGCCCGAAGAAAACGATCTGCCATTAGCGATTAAAGCAGGCGAACAACTATATACCGGCAAAAAGAAGCACAGATAAAACAAATTATACACACGCACTCTTGAGTGGGCTACATTCGATGCGTTTAAGTGAACAATTTGCTTTAAATTTGAAACTTAATTGATGTTTTGGTGTTCTAATCTAAATAATTCTAGCCCTAAATGATATACAGTTGCCTGATCGTTGATGATAACGAGATTGAAAGAGACGTGGTTGAAATGCATCTCAAGAAAATTCCATCATTAAACATTGTTGCCATCTGCTCAAATGGTGTCGAGGCTTCTCAGATTTTATCAAATACACCTATCGACATAGTATTTTCTGATATTGACATGCCAGATCTTTCTGGAATGGAGCTTTTAAAAACGCTTAAAAATCATCCGCAATTTGTGTTTATTACCTCCTTTAGCGAATATGCCGCAGAGAGTTTCAATCTCGATGCAATCGATTTTATTGTGAAGCCAGCAAGTTTCAAAAGAATATTGAAAGCGGTAAATAAAGCGATTGAGTATATTGAGTTAAAAAAGGGAATTGCTAAGGAACCTATTGAAGAAAAGCCTATTGCAAAGGAACCGGATAGCGATTTTTTCTATTTTAGAGAAACAAAAGGCATCAGTAAGCTGCGATATGACGATGTGATTTATATCGAAAGCATGGGCGATTTTTCGAAGATTTTTACCAATAGCGATAAGCACATTATTTTAGTGAGTTTAAAGAATTTGGAGAAACAACTGCCCGAATTGTTGTTTTCTCGCGTACATAAGCAATACATCATTAACAATAACCATATTGTTACCCTTACCAACCACGAAGTGCACCTGGTTAACGATTTTATTGTTCCAATTAGCGCAGCCAACAGACAGGAGCTTTTAGAAAAAACGATTGATAAAAAGATTCTTTCGAGGTTTATTAAATAAAAAGTCTTCATCCTCAGAGGTCACTTTTTATAAAATATAGAGGAGTTGGAAGGCAGTTCTCATTGCTGCATCCTGAGCGCAGCGCATGTCCCGATACTTCCTATCGTGTGGACACATTTCTTTTTTTGCGCCGTCATTCCCGCGCAGGCGGGAATCTTAATGCTCGGCACCCATTTTTTTTGCGCATTAGGATCCCCAGTCAAGCTGAGGATGACGACCGTTCTTAGAAAACGCCCTAAAATATGTTGTTATTTTGATTACTTCAGCTCGTAAGACGATGTTTCAAAGATGTGTCCACACGATAGGATACTTGGGGGAAGGGTCTCCAAGCTATGAAACGCAGCACGCCAAAACCGGTGCTATTATTACCATTCCCATCAAACGGCTATTTCTTCAACAGAATTTTAAAATGGCTGCCTGTATCATTGTTTAAGTGTGCGGTAATTTCGCCATCCATTAATTCTATAAAAGTTCTGCAAAGGAGTAAACCAAGCCCGGTTCCTTTTTCTTTATTGGTGCCTGGCGAACTTACCCCTGCCCCGCTGTATCCCGGCTTGTTAAAATGATTCACCTGATCTTCGGTTAAGCCAATTCCCGTGTCCGAAATTTTTATTTCCAGCACATTATCTATGCCTTTGGAGCTGATGTGTATAGTTCCACCCGATGGCGTGAACTTAATGGAATTGTTAATGAGGTTCCGTATGGCCAACATCAACATGTTCCGATCGGCCTTACATAAAGTTCCCTCACTCACCTGGTTTTTAATTAGAATTTGTTTTTGTTCAGCTAAATCGCTTACCGAAGCAATTACATCGGTAACGAGCTCGCAAACATCAATTAGCTCTAAATACGGATTAAAGCCCTGCATCTGGCTCGCTGCCCAGGTTAATAGGTTCTCCATCATTGTTGAAGTGTGCGTCAGGTTGTTTTTCAGCGAAGCCGCATACTTCGTGAGTTTTTCCTGCTCAATTTTGCCTCCCTCCAAAAGTTGAATAAACGAAATCAACGAATTTACGGGAGTACGCATATCGTGGCTTACCACACTAAAAATCCTGTCCTTAACCCTGCTCAATTGCTCTAATTCGCGTTTTTGCAGGTTAATAATCTTGTTTAACCGCGTTGTTTTGCGTTGATTATAAAAAATTACAATGGCTATCATCAGTATCAGCGTAGCCGCAACGGTTAAAAATATTTTTACCCGCTGATCAAACTTAATCTGCTGCTCCTGCTGCGTAATTCGTCGGTCTTTTTCGTTAGCTGCTATTTGCGATTTAAAATTTTGCGAGGCATATTTACTCGCCTGCAGACTGCGTTGGAGACTGAATTCGGCCTTAGCTTTTTGAAAAGTCAACTGATCCAATAATTTTTCCTTGCCGCTCAACGTTAACTGCTGTTTCCTTAAAATCAGTTCCTGTTGTTGCCGTTGCAGTTCTCCTTCTGTAATTTTTTGATGCAACAGGTAATCCTTTTCCTTGAAATCAAAATCGAGCTGCATTTGTGTTCTTGTTATCTCCCGTTCCTTTTCACGGTTAAATATTTTGTCTCGTGCAGCAATATAATGTTTAAAAAAGGTTAGCGAATTGCTATAATCGCCTTGCTTTTCGTAAACAATACTCAGGCCAAGCGCCGAATTTCTTTCGAGTTCTAAAAACCCATGAGTTGTGGCAAGTTTCAGGCTTTGATTGAGTAATGTCATCGCGTTCGAGAAATCGTTTATCTTCTGGTAAAAATTCCCCAGCGCATATAAACTAGTTCCGTAAGCATCTTTGTTTTGATTATCGCGATTAATCTCAACGGCTCTTTGATAGCTTTTTAGCGCAAGCTCGTATTTCCCGACAGCTGCGTACACGTTTCCCAAATCTATTTTTATATCTGCTACAATTTCGTCGTCGGTATCGGCCACCAAAGTCAGCGCCTTGTTGTAATAAGTTAAGGCCAGGTTTATTTTCTGGTCGGGCAACACGTTCATTTCCATAAGTTCCCTGGTGGTAGCTTCGAAATAATTGGTACCAATCAGCTCGCAAACCACCGCAATTCCGCGTTTATCTTCATCTTTGGTAAAAATTTCGAGTGCCCTTTTCATGTAAGTCAAGGCCCGACTGCGGTTTCCAAGGTTGCGATAAGTAATAGAAACATTGGTGTAACAATTTGCCAAATCGGTCTCGTTTCCGATCTTTTCGTAAATAGCTATGGCTTTTTGCGATACTTCGAGCGACTTGATGTAATCAGGAATACTTGCATACAAGGCGCTTAAATTTAAGTAGTTGCCAGCAACATTATTCAGATCGCCAACGGCCGAAAACTCCGAAATGGCTTTGAGGTAATTTGCTTCTGCATTTGCGTACTCGGCCTTTGCATGGTACATCCTTCCGCGGCGGGAATAAGCCAAACCGCTGTACCTTTTAAGGCTCTTATCTCTGCCCAGCTGAATAGATTTTTCGATGTAGAAGTCTGCCATTTCTGGCTTTTTCAATAGAATGTACTGTCTGTAAATTGCCCCTAAAACATTGCCCTTATTCGTATCCTGTTTTACATAATCGTCGTTTACTTTTAAAAGACTATCTAGCTTATGCTGAGGCAAGTTGGTATGCTGGCCGCATGTTAACTGAGGGAAAAAAAGTGAAAATACGATTCCGCTCCATACAATAATCGCATAGTTGAATTTTGGTCTCACTCTGGCAGTAAGTTTTCCCATTTTCAAGGTAAATATCAAAGCTTGCCACTAAGAATACATAACTGAGGATACAGATTTTGCGAAAAGTTTAACTTTTTCGTAATGGTGAATTTATACATAGCGACTTCAATAGGGATCTAAGTATAAATGTAAATAAATTTCGGAGACAATTAAACCGCATTTTAACATTAATTGAACAAAGGGTATTTAAGCGCAAAATACACGCCCTGCTGTCAAAATCCCAAGTTCGAAATGACGAAAAAACCAAACAACCCGTCATATCCAAAGCCGATCCTTCATTGGTTGAGCTATCTTTTGCCGACTTGCATCAATTTGAGCCAAGCAACGCTTTGATTAAAGATTTCTCTTTGAGCAGAAAAAGCCTAAGTTTAAATGACGAGGAGGATAAAACACCCCTTATAAGCAGATAAACGCGTCATTGCGAGGCATGGAGCAATCTGTTTAGTAAGATTGCTTCGTAACTCGCAACGCCGATAGTAGGAAAAATCACACTAAAATACCAAATACCAATTGCTATGTTAAATATATAGCCGGATATTTCGACGGATTGGCATCATGCATCATTTGATAGATGGTCTCAATTACATC from Pedobacter endophyticus includes:
- a CDS encoding tetratricopeptide repeat-containing sensor histidine kinase; this encodes MGKLTARVRPKFNYAIIVWSGIVFSLFFPQLTCGQHTNLPQHKLDSLLKVNDDYVKQDTNKGNVLGAIYRQYILLKKPEMADFYIEKSIQLGRDKSLKRYSGLAYSRRGRMYHAKAEYANAEANYLKAISEFSAVGDLNNVAGNYLNLSALYASIPDYIKSLEVSQKAIAIYEKIGNETDLANCYTNVSITYRNLGNRSRALTYMKRALEIFTKDEDKRGIAVVCELIGTNYFEATTRELMEMNVLPDQKINLALTYYNKALTLVADTDDEIVADIKIDLGNVYAAVGKYELALKSYQRAVEINRDNQNKDAYGTSLYALGNFYQKINDFSNAMTLLNQSLKLATTHGFLELERNSALGLSIVYEKQGDYSNSLTFFKHYIAARDKIFNREKEREITRTQMQLDFDFKEKDYLLHQKITEGELQRQQQELILRKQQLTLSGKEKLLDQLTFQKAKAEFSLQRSLQASKYASQNFKSQIAANEKDRRITQQEQQIKFDQRVKIFLTVAATLILMIAIVIFYNQRKTTRLNKIINLQKRELEQLSRVKDRIFSVVSHDMRTPVNSLISFIQLLEGGKIEQEKLTKYAASLKNNLTHTSTMMENLLTWAASQMQGFNPYLELIDVCELVTDVIASVSDLAEQKQILIKNQVSEGTLCKADRNMLMLAIRNLINNSIKFTPSGGTIHISSKGIDNVLEIKISDTGIGLTEDQVNHFNKPGYSGAGVSSPGTNKEKGTGLGLLLCRTFIELMDGEITAHLNNDTGSHFKILLKK
- a CDS encoding LytR/AlgR family response regulator transcription factor; protein product: MIYSCLIVDDNEIERDVVEMHLKKIPSLNIVAICSNGVEASQILSNTPIDIVFSDIDMPDLSGMELLKTLKNHPQFVFITSFSEYAAESFNLDAIDFIVKPASFKRILKAVNKAIEYIELKKGIAKEPIEEKPIAKEPDSDFFYFRETKGISKLRYDDVIYIESMGDFSKIFTNSDKHIILVSLKNLEKQLPELLFSRVHKQYIINNNHIVTLTNHEVHLVNDFIVPISAANRQELLEKTIDKKILSRFIK
- a CDS encoding DUF1684 domain-containing protein; its protein translation is MKILSVLLLFISLNTFAQSYSEQIAKHRENYKEDFLKEKNSPLKKGDLQNLHFYDADSTYNVLADVEPLTNQKIFKMPTFSGASSDYLRYAFVTFNLKGQKQKLTLYKSVSLSSNPDYKDHLFLPFTDETNTKETYGGGRYIDLSTKEIVNNKIGIDFNKAYNPYCAYSDGYRCPVPPEENDLPLAIKAGEQLYTGKKKHR
- the aroC gene encoding chorismate synthase — translated: MAGNSFGQLFRITTFGESHGVAIGVIIDGCPAQLDIDMDFIQSELDKRKPGQSKITTQRKESDTVQVLSGVFEGKSTGTPIALLIPNEDQRSKDYGHNVDVYRPSHADYVYDAKYGIRDHRGGGRSSARETAARVAAGAIAKLLLKQQGIEVFAHVTAVGTIEAPNLESNDLAALLNIREENIVRCADPATAHEMIEFIDSVRKDGDTVGGKIGCVIKGCPAGLGEPVFDKLHADLGKAMLSINAVHGFEYGSGFAGSELRGSQHNDIPQPKASDSKVFKTTTNFAGGILGGISNGMDITFKVAFKPVATIMHNQQTINAAGDAAEIKGKGRHDPCVVPRAVVIVEAMAALVIADQLLRNRASVV